From Dermochelys coriacea isolate rDerCor1 chromosome 23, rDerCor1.pri.v4, whole genome shotgun sequence, one genomic window encodes:
- the CHMP2A gene encoding charged multivesicular body protein 2a, whose amino-acid sequence MDLLFGRRKTPEEMLRQNQRALNRAMRDMDRERQKLETQEKKIIADIKKMAKQGQMDAVKIMAKDLVRTRRYVKKFIMMRANIQAVSLKIQTLKSNNSMAQAMKGVTKAMATMNRQLKLPQIQKIMMEFEKQSEIMDMKEEMMNDAIDDAMGDEDDEEESDAVVSQVLDELGLTLTDELSNLPSTGASLSVTAGKKAEPSAALADADADLEERLKNLRRD is encoded by the exons ATGGACCTGCTGTTCGGGCGCCGGAAGACGCCGGAGGAGATGCTGCGGCAGAACCAGCGGGCCCTGAACCGGGCCATGCGGGATATGGACCGCGAGCGGCAGAAGCTGGAGACACAGGAGAAGAAGATCATCGCTGACATCAAGAAGATGGCAAAGCAGGGGCAGATG GACGCGGTGAAGATCATGGCCAAGGACCTGGTGCGAACCCGGCGCTACGTCAAGAAATTCATCATGATGCGAGCGAACATTCAGGCCGTGTCACTCAAGATCCAGACCCTCAAGTCCAACAACTCCATGGCCCAGGCCATGAAGGGTGTCACTAAGGCCATGGCCACCATGAACAGACAG ctgaAGCTGCCCCAGATCCAGAAGATCATGATGGAGTTTGAGAAGCAGTCAGAGATCATGGACATGAAGGAGGAGATGATGAATGACGCCATCGATGACGCCATGGGGGATGAGGATGATGAggaggagag CGATGCTGTCGTGTCCCAGGTGCTGGACGAGCTGGGCCTGACCCTGACGGATGAGCTCTCCA ACCTGCCCTCAACCGGGGCCTCGCTCAGTGTGACGGCCGGGAAGAAGGCTGAGCCCTCCGCGGCGCTGGCGGATGCCGATGCCGACCTGGAAGAGCGGCTGAAGAACCTGCGCCGGGactga